In a single window of the Nilaparvata lugens isolate BPH chromosome 1, ASM1435652v1, whole genome shotgun sequence genome:
- the LOC111062548 gene encoding uncharacterized protein LOC111062548 — protein MIFSFTVSLYIAGFLSSNPVSCEDSLSSLHKLLTPLKKSVGYREPKFFFDMCAVGVRRVDPYSMGLIIVGEAKGLAPSRFIGSIHRHLGPVVMSDLDSNHHFGSMVMMSDLDSNRHLGSVVMGTRFQAVMILIEEEHILKYVADLHTATFWNPLKLYVFVIDSDCTELMVTFLQQIWDKHRVDNTIVVCSRQFRKLYSYDPNIMKLSTYTRANQKELLVKLRRERILNLNGQPLTVTMFPTTKTAILRPDGSYGAADGYLLKLLADRMNFTPITLVPEDGQRYGQKLRNGTLTGALAKLSYGETPILTNRIFIKQYSASIMEFTTPFDFDQLCVLVPKAEKNHIWMFILLCFERDVWILLAVCYVLSIVIWFIVRSVIDRKQPDSVQLAIELLQIFLNSSIRRKLRTTSERVFVVFVVIFSLLMAHTFQTYLVKSFSTRTYKKDINTLEDLDKSHLKVYVASKNLGDTFLAENNAIMSSLFKKFIYNFKDESNRGRWKRIAYDKDIAVLGKERDLIDQINLVTENGDPLLHLVKECPRAYHSAYSVGVNSPYMESINRIIGQSLAAGLFKSWFFNNMSKRQSVNVVNQETWRSDNVTFSLEHLTVAFTTLVVGLSLASVVFLLELVTYRCCCRKSHRS, from the coding sequence ATGATCTTCAGTTTCACTGTGTCTCTCTACATCGCCGGATTTCTGAGCTCAAATCCAGTTAGTTGTGAAGATTCGTTGTCCTCTCTCCATAAACTACTGACTCCTCTAAAGAAAAGTGTGGGCTACAGAGAGCCGAAATTCTTCTTTGATATGTGTGCAGTAGGAGTGAGAAGGGTGGACCCCTACTCTATGGGTCTGATAATTGTGGGCGAAGCTAAAGGCTTGGCTCCGTCCAGGTTCATAGGATCCATCCACCGCCATCTTGGTCCCGTGGTGATGAGCGACCTCGACAGCAACCACCATTTTGGTTCCATGGTGATGATGAGCGACCTCGACAGCAACCGCCATCTTGGTTCTGTAGTGATGGGAACCCGGTTCCAAGCCGTCATGATTCTCATAGAAGAGGAGCACATCCTCAAGTATGTGGCCGACCTGCACACGGCCACCTTCTGGAATCCGCTCAAGTTGTACGTTTTCGTGATAGACAGTGACTGCACTGAGCTGATGGTGACGTTCCTGCAACAAATCTGGGACAAGCACAGGGTGGACAACACGATTGTTGTTTGTTCGAGACAGTTCAGAAAACTCTACTCGTATGATCccaacattatgaaattatccACGTACACCAGAGCAAACCAGAAAGAGTTGTTGGTGAAGTTGAGGAGGGAAAGAATTCTCAACCTAAACGGACAACCACTGACAGTCACCATGTTCCCCACAACAAAGACCGCCATCTTGAGACCGGATGGAAGTTATGGGGCAGCTGATGGCTACCTCCTCAAGTTGTTGGCTGACAGAATGAATTTCACCCCAATCACCCTGGTACCAGAGGACGGTCAACGGTATGGACAAAAACTGAGGAACGGTACTCTAACAGGTGCCCTGGCAAAACTGTCCTACGGGGAGACTCCAATCTTAACCAATCGTATATTCATCAAACAGTACAGCGCGTCCATAATGGAGTTCACCACCCCTTTTGATTTCGATCAGCTGTGTGTGCTAGTACCCAAAGCCGAGAAAAATCACATCTGGATGTTCATTCTGTTGTGTTTCGAACGGGACGTGTGGATTTTGCTAGCCGTCTGCTACGTGTTGTCCATTGTCATCTGGTTCATTGTCCGCTCGGTCATCGACAGAAAACAACCGGACAGTGTACAGCTCGCAATTGAACTGTTGCAGATATTCTTGAACTCGTCAATCCGCCGCAAACTGAGGACAACATCAGAGCGAGTGTTCGTTGTGTTTGTGGTGATCTTCTCGCTGCTGATGGCACACACTTTTCAAACATACCTCGTGAAGTCGTTCAGCACGCGCACCTACAAGAAAGACATCAACACTCTGGAGGACCTGGACAAGTCTCACCTAAAGGTGTACGTAGCCTCCAAGAACCTGGGCGACACTTTCTTGGCCGAAAACAATGCTATCATGTCTAGTTTGTTCAAGAAGTTCATCTACAACTTCAAAGACGAGTCGAACCGAGGCAGGTGGAAGCGTATCGCTTACGACAAAGACATCGCCGTTCTGGGCAAGGAGCGCGATCTTATCGATCAGATCAACCTGGTCACTGAGAATGGAGATCCGTTACTGCATTTAGTGAAGGAATGTCCGCGTGCCTACCACAGTGCTTACTCTGTGGGTGTGAACTCGCCCTACATGGAGTCGATCAACAGGATTATCGGGCAGTCGTTGGCAGCCGGTCTCTTCAAGAGTTGGTTCTTCAACAACATGAGCAAGCGGCAAAGTGTGAACGTGGTCAACCAGGAGACGTGGCGCAGTGATAACGTCACGTTCAGTTTGGAGCATTTAACGGTCGCTTTCACCACGTTGGTAGTCGGACTGAGTCTGGCGTCTGTTGTTTTCCTACTTGAGTTGGTCACGTATCGGTGCTGTTGCAGAAAGTCTCATCGTtcttaa